Proteins from a single region of Tachysurus vachellii isolate PV-2020 chromosome 15, HZAU_Pvac_v1, whole genome shotgun sequence:
- the supt5h gene encoding transcription elongation factor SPT5 isoform X1, producing the protein MSDSEDSDFSDNQSERSSEAEEVEENEEDEGQGSVAGSDKAEEEGEDLEEEEEEYDEEEEEDDDRPRKKPRHGGFILDEADVDDEYEDEDLWEEGAEDILEKEEAEVSNLDPVTLDEDHSGSRRLQNLWRDSREEALGEYYMRKYAKSSGGEHFYGGSEDLSDDITQQQLLPGVKDPNLWTVKCKIGEERATAIALMRKFIAYQCTDTPLQIKSVVAPEHVKGYIYIEAYKQTHVKAAIEGVGNLRMGYWNQQMVPIKEMTDVLKVVKEVTNLKPKSWVRLKRGLYKDDIAQVDYVEPSQNTISLKMIPRIDLDRIKAKMSMKDWFAKRKKFKRPAQRLFDAEKIRSLGGEVSHDGDFMIFEGNRYSRKGFLFKSFAMSAVITDGVKPTLSELEKFEDQPEGIDLEVVTETTGKEREHNLQAGDNVEVCEGELINLQGKILSVDGSKITIMPKHEDLKDPLEFPAHELRKYFRMGDHVKVIAGRFEGDTGLIVRVEENFVILFSDLTMHELKVLPRDLQLCSETASGVDAGGQHEWGELVQLDPQTVGVIVRLERETFQVLNMHGKVLTVRHQAVNRRKDNRFAVALDSEQNNIHVKDIVKVIDGPHSGREGEIRHLFRGFAFLHCKKLVENGGMFVCKTRHLVLAGGSKPRDVTNFTVGGFAPMSPRISSPMHPGGGGQMQRGGGGGGMGRGRGRRDNDLIGQTVRISQGPYKGYIGVVKDATESTARVELHSTCQTISVDRQRLTSVGAKRHGGMTSIHGRTPMYGSQTPMYGSGSRTPMYGSQTPIHDGSRTPHYGSQTPLHDGSRTPGQSGAWDPNNPNTPSRQDEDYEFSYDDEPSPSPQGYGGTPNPQTPGYPEVPSPQVNPQYNPQTPGTPAMYNTDQYSPYAAPSPQGSYQPSPSPQSYHQVAPSPVGYQNTHSPASYHPTPSPMAYQASPSPSPVGYSPMTPGAPSPGGYNPHTPGSNIDQTSSDWVTTDILVRVKDTFLDGGVINQTGVIRSVTGGMCSVYLQDTEKVVSISSEHLEPVTPTKNNKVKVILGEDREATGVLLSIDGEDGIVRMELDEQLKILNLRFLGKLEV; encoded by the exons TTTCCAACCTTGATCCTGTAACTCTGGATGAGGATCATTCCGGTTCCCGCAGACTGCAGAATCTTTGGAG AGATTCCAGAGAGGAAGCTTTGGGAGAGTATTATATGAGGAAATATGCCAAGTCTTCAGGAGGAGAACA TTTCTATGGCGGATCAGAGGATCTGTCTGATGACATTACTCAGCAACAGCTGCTCCCTGGTGTTAA AGATCCAAATTTGTGGACTGTCAAATGTAAG ATCGGGGAGGAGAGAGCAACTGCCATTGCACTGATGAGAAAATTCATTGCCTACCAGTGCACTGACACA CCACTTCAGATTAAATCAGTAGTGGCTCCTGAGCATGTGAAaggatatatctatatagaGGCATATAAGCAGACCCATGTGAAAGCTGCCATAGAAGGAGTCGGAAACCTGCGAATGGGCTACTGGAACCAGCAAATGGTGCCCATTAAGGAAATGACTGATGTTCTTAAAGTGGTGAAAGAAGTAACAAACCTCAAACCTAAATCCTGGGTCCGGCTTAAAAGAGGCTTGTACAAAGATGATATTGCACAG gTTGACTATGTGGAACCAAGCCAAAATACAATATCACTGAAAATGATTCCTCGAATTGATTTGGACCGAATCAAAGCAAAGATGAGCATG AAAGACTGGTttgcaaagagaaaaaagtttaaGAGGCCAGCGCAGAGACTGTTTGATGCTGAGAAGATCAG GTCACTTGGAGGGGAAGTTAGCCACGATGGTGATTTTATGATATTTGAAGGCAACCGATATAGTCGCAAAGGCTTCCTGTTTAAAAGCTTTGCCATGTCTGCTGTG ATCACAGACGGTGTTAAACCAACTCTTTCTGAACTGGAAAAGTTTGAGGACCAGCCTGAGGGCATTGACCTAGAAGTGGTGACAGAAACAACAG GTAAAGAGCGGGAGCACAACCTCCAGGCTGGGGACAATGTGGAGGTGTGCGAGGGTGAGCTGATCAACCTTCAGGGGAAAATTCTCAGTGTTGATGGCAGCAAGATAACAATCATGCCCAAGCATGAGGACCTGAAG GACCCTCTAGAGTTTCCAGCGCATGAATTGAGGAAGTACTTCCGTATGGGAGACCATGTGAAAGTCATTGCAGGTCGTTTCGAAGGCGACACTGGTCTTATTGTTCGTGTTGAAGAAAACTTTGTAATTCTCTTCTCTGATCTCACAATGCATGAG CTTAAAGTCTTGCCCCGAGACTTACAGCTGTGTTCAGAGACTGCATCTGGGGTGGATGCAGGAGGACAGCACGAATGGGGGGAGTTGGTACAGCTGGATCCACAAACCGTGGGTGTCATTGTCCGGCTGGAGAGAGAGACGTTTCAG GTACTTAACATGCATGGTAAGGTGCTCACAGTGAGGCACCAGGCGGTGAATAGACGGAAGGACAATCGCTTTGCTGTTGCCCTGGATTCTGAGCAGAACAACATCCATGTGAAGGACATCGTCAAAGTCATAGATGGACCACATTCT GGCAGAGAGGGAGAAATTCGCCATCTCTTCCGAGGCTTTGCCTTCCTTCACTGTAAGAAGCTTGTTGAAAATGGAGGCATGTTTGTCTGTAAGACACGCCATCTTGTGCTGGCTGGGGGTTCAAAG CCTAGAGATGTGACCAATTTCACTGTTGGGGGTTTTGCTCCCATGAGTCCTCGAATTAGCAGTCCAATGCATCCAGGAGGAGGGG GTCAAATGCAGAGgggaggtggtggtggaggaaTGGGGCGTGGCCGTGGAAGACGAGACAATGATCTGATTGGACAGACAGTCAGGATATCCCAAGGACCATACAAAG GTTACATTGGGGTGGTCAAAGATGCCACAGAATCAACAGCAAGAGTAGAGCTGCACTCAACCTGTCAGACTATTTCTGTGGACCGCCAGCGTCTGACCAGCGT TGGTGCAAAGAGACACGGTGGAATGACATCCATTCATGGTCGGACTCCAATGTATGGCTCCCAGACACCAATGTACGGTTCAGGCTCTCGTACGCCGATGTATGGCAGCCAGACACCCATCCACGACG GAAGCCGAACACCTCATTACGGCTCCCAGACACCGCTGCATGATGGAAGCCGGACACCTGGGCAGAGTGGAGCTTGGGACCCCAACAATCCAAACACACCATCAAG GCAAGATGAGGATTATGAGTTCAGCTATGATGACGAGCCCTCCCCGTCTCCTCAGGGTTATGGGGGCACGCCTAATCCTCAGACCCCTGGCTATCCAGAAGTGCCCTCTCCACAAGTCAATCCCCAATACAATCCCCAAACCCCTGGAACTCCTGCAAT GTACAACACAGACCAGTACTCTCCATATGCAGCACCGTCTCCACAGGGCTCTTACCAGCCTAGCCCTAGTCCGCAGAGTTATCACCAGGTGGCCCCAAGTCCAGTGGGTTACCAAAACACCCACTCACCAGCCAGCTACCACCCAACACCATCACCCATGGCATACCAg GCAAGTCCAAGCCCCAGTCCGGTAGGCTATAGCCCCATGACTCCTGGGGCACCGTCCCCAGGTGGCTACAACCCTCACACCCCCGGCTCAAACATCGACCAGACCTCCAGTGATTGGGTCACTACAGACATTCTGGTGCGGGTCAAGGACACATTTCTGGATGGAGGCGTCATCAACCAGACTGGTGTCATTCGCAGTGTGACT GGTGGGATGTGCTCAGTATATCTGCAGGACACAGAGAAGGTTGTCAGCATCTCGAGTGAACATCTGGAGCCTGTGACTCCAACCAAAAATAACAAG GTGAAGGTGATTTTGGGAGAAGACCGAGAGGCCACCGGTGTCCTGCTCAGTATCGACGGAGAGGACGGCATCGTCCGAATGGAACTGGACGAGCAGCTCAAAATTCTCAACCTCCGCTTCCTCGGAAAACTAGAAGTGTGA
- the rnaset2l gene encoding ribonuclease T2-like isoform X2 has product MLFTLQWPGSFCLNIDKKNICRIPENIQDWTIHGLWPLKDHYCCNCWPIFHSHLQELEPEISQLWPSLIKTRSNFIFWKDEWFKHGTCAGCVENMSSPFLYFKAVLKLRLLFSVDIFLEKAGIKPSCNASYKYDDLHGALKPLLGDNFVLQCVKDEKEREAWLQLKIDVSKNVTLGCPAAEKLESSRVTNTSSGHPCPRNTTIFYFPINHKHPQQPCT; this is encoded by the exons ATGCTCTTCACACTGCAGTGGCCAGGAAGCTTCTGTCTG AACAtcgacaaaaaaaacatttgcaggaTACCGGAGAATATCCAAGACTGGACCATCCATGGCCTTTG GCCTTTGAAGGATCATTACTGCTGCAACTGTTGGCCAATATTTCATTCTCATCTTCAG GAATTGGAGCCAGAAATCTCTCAGCTTTGGccttcattaataaaaacaaggagcAACTTCATATTCTG GAAAGATGAATGGTTTAAACACGGAACATGTGCAGGCTGTGTGGAGAACATGAGTTCCCCTTTTCTCTACTTTAAGGCGGTTCTCAAGCTCCGACTCCTCTTCAGTGTTGATAT CTTCTTGGAAAAAGCAGGCATTAAACCATCCTGCAACGCTTCGTATAAG TATGACGACCTGCACggtgcactgaaaccactgcTTGGAGATAactttgtgttacagtgtgtaaagGATGAAAAG GAAAGGGAGGCATGGCTTCAATTAAAGATCGATGTCTCAAAGAATGTGACTCTTGGATGCCCTGCGGCAGAGAAACTCGAGAGCAGCAGAGTGACAAACACTTCTTCTGGACACCCCTGTCCCAGGAACACCACCATTTTCTACTTCCCTATAAACCACAAGCATCCACAACAACCATGCACCTGA
- the rnaset2l gene encoding ribonuclease T2-like isoform X1, with amino-acid sequence MAFYKMSTIWVCSTVLLIGWVFTQDQPHWPTSEIRHSCNWTCMLFTLQWPGSFCLNIDKKNICRIPENIQDWTIHGLWPLKDHYCCNCWPIFHSHLQELEPEISQLWPSLIKTRSNFIFWKDEWFKHGTCAGCVENMSSPFLYFKAVLKLRLLFSVDIFLEKAGIKPSCNASYKYDDLHGALKPLLGDNFVLQCVKDEKEREAWLQLKIDVSKNVTLGCPAAEKLESSRVTNTSSGHPCPRNTTIFYFPINHKHPQQPCT; translated from the exons ATGGCCTTCT ATAAAATGTCCACCATCTGGGTTTGTTCTACTGTTCTGCTCATTGGATGGGTTTTCACACAGGATCAGCCACACTGGCCTACGAGTGAGATAAGACA CTCTTGTAACTGGACCTGCATGCTCTTCACACTGCAGTGGCCAGGAAGCTTCTGTCTG AACAtcgacaaaaaaaacatttgcaggaTACCGGAGAATATCCAAGACTGGACCATCCATGGCCTTTG GCCTTTGAAGGATCATTACTGCTGCAACTGTTGGCCAATATTTCATTCTCATCTTCAG GAATTGGAGCCAGAAATCTCTCAGCTTTGGccttcattaataaaaacaaggagcAACTTCATATTCTG GAAAGATGAATGGTTTAAACACGGAACATGTGCAGGCTGTGTGGAGAACATGAGTTCCCCTTTTCTCTACTTTAAGGCGGTTCTCAAGCTCCGACTCCTCTTCAGTGTTGATAT CTTCTTGGAAAAAGCAGGCATTAAACCATCCTGCAACGCTTCGTATAAG TATGACGACCTGCACggtgcactgaaaccactgcTTGGAGATAactttgtgttacagtgtgtaaagGATGAAAAG GAAAGGGAGGCATGGCTTCAATTAAAGATCGATGTCTCAAAGAATGTGACTCTTGGATGCCCTGCGGCAGAGAAACTCGAGAGCAGCAGAGTGACAAACACTTCTTCTGGACACCCCTGTCCCAGGAACACCACCATTTTCTACTTCCCTATAAACCACAAGCATCCACAACAACCATGCACCTGA
- the chp2 gene encoding calcineurin B homologous protein 2 → MGSTSSELAKIPNAEDLMRETGFTGAHLVRLYDRYQSLDKDSKGHLSVQDFEAIKELAMNPICDRIIGAFFTSGQETLDFPSFVRILAHFRPVDKSRSKEPNSPDPINSRINKLKFAFQLYDQDKDGKISRNELLQVLRAMLESQVTEEQLECIVDRTIQEADLDNDEAISFEEFRKSLEKVDIDHKMSIRFLR, encoded by the exons ATGGGGTCGACCAGCTCTGAACTAGCCAAAATACCAAACGCGGAGGATTTAATGAGAGAAACTGGTT TCACTGGTGCACACCTGGTTCGTCTATATGACCGTTACCAATCTCTGGACAAAGACAGCAAGGGTCATCTTAG TGTACAGGACTTTGAAGCCATAAAGGAGCTGGCCATGAATCCTATATGTGACAGAATAATAGGGGCCTTCTTTACTTCTGG ACAGGAAACACTGGACTTCCCATCATTTGTGAGGATCTTGGCGCATTTTCGGCCCGTCGATAAAAGCCGATCCAAAGAGCCCAACTCGCCTGACCCCATTAACAGCAGAATCAACAAACTGAAGT TTGCCTTTCAGTTGTATGATCAGGACAAGGATGGCAAGATTTCCAGAAATGAGCTCTTACAG GTTCTTCGGGCCATGCTGGAGAGCCAGGTAACAGAAGAACAACTGGAGTGCATAGTAGACCGCACTATTCAAGAGGCCGACCTAGACAACGATGAAGCCATATCTTTTGAAGAGTTTCGGAAG tCTCTAGAAAAGGTCGACATTGACCACAAGATGAGTATCCGCTTCCTGCGCTGA
- the supt5h gene encoding transcription elongation factor SPT5 isoform X2 has translation MSDSEDSDFSDNQSERSSEAEEVEENEEDEGQGSVAGSDKAEEEGEDLEEEEEEYDEEEEEDDDRPRKKPRHGGFILDEADVDDEYEDEDLWEEGAEDILEKVSNLDPVTLDEDHSGSRRLQNLWRDSREEALGEYYMRKYAKSSGGEHFYGGSEDLSDDITQQQLLPGVKDPNLWTVKCKIGEERATAIALMRKFIAYQCTDTPLQIKSVVAPEHVKGYIYIEAYKQTHVKAAIEGVGNLRMGYWNQQMVPIKEMTDVLKVVKEVTNLKPKSWVRLKRGLYKDDIAQVDYVEPSQNTISLKMIPRIDLDRIKAKMSMKDWFAKRKKFKRPAQRLFDAEKIRSLGGEVSHDGDFMIFEGNRYSRKGFLFKSFAMSAVITDGVKPTLSELEKFEDQPEGIDLEVVTETTGKEREHNLQAGDNVEVCEGELINLQGKILSVDGSKITIMPKHEDLKDPLEFPAHELRKYFRMGDHVKVIAGRFEGDTGLIVRVEENFVILFSDLTMHELKVLPRDLQLCSETASGVDAGGQHEWGELVQLDPQTVGVIVRLERETFQVLNMHGKVLTVRHQAVNRRKDNRFAVALDSEQNNIHVKDIVKVIDGPHSGREGEIRHLFRGFAFLHCKKLVENGGMFVCKTRHLVLAGGSKPRDVTNFTVGGFAPMSPRISSPMHPGGGGQMQRGGGGGGMGRGRGRRDNDLIGQTVRISQGPYKGYIGVVKDATESTARVELHSTCQTISVDRQRLTSVGAKRHGGMTSIHGRTPMYGSQTPMYGSGSRTPMYGSQTPIHDGSRTPHYGSQTPLHDGSRTPGQSGAWDPNNPNTPSRQDEDYEFSYDDEPSPSPQGYGGTPNPQTPGYPEVPSPQVNPQYNPQTPGTPAMYNTDQYSPYAAPSPQGSYQPSPSPQSYHQVAPSPVGYQNTHSPASYHPTPSPMAYQASPSPSPVGYSPMTPGAPSPGGYNPHTPGSNIDQTSSDWVTTDILVRVKDTFLDGGVINQTGVIRSVTGGMCSVYLQDTEKVVSISSEHLEPVTPTKNNKVKVILGEDREATGVLLSIDGEDGIVRMELDEQLKILNLRFLGKLEV, from the exons TTTCCAACCTTGATCCTGTAACTCTGGATGAGGATCATTCCGGTTCCCGCAGACTGCAGAATCTTTGGAG AGATTCCAGAGAGGAAGCTTTGGGAGAGTATTATATGAGGAAATATGCCAAGTCTTCAGGAGGAGAACA TTTCTATGGCGGATCAGAGGATCTGTCTGATGACATTACTCAGCAACAGCTGCTCCCTGGTGTTAA AGATCCAAATTTGTGGACTGTCAAATGTAAG ATCGGGGAGGAGAGAGCAACTGCCATTGCACTGATGAGAAAATTCATTGCCTACCAGTGCACTGACACA CCACTTCAGATTAAATCAGTAGTGGCTCCTGAGCATGTGAAaggatatatctatatagaGGCATATAAGCAGACCCATGTGAAAGCTGCCATAGAAGGAGTCGGAAACCTGCGAATGGGCTACTGGAACCAGCAAATGGTGCCCATTAAGGAAATGACTGATGTTCTTAAAGTGGTGAAAGAAGTAACAAACCTCAAACCTAAATCCTGGGTCCGGCTTAAAAGAGGCTTGTACAAAGATGATATTGCACAG gTTGACTATGTGGAACCAAGCCAAAATACAATATCACTGAAAATGATTCCTCGAATTGATTTGGACCGAATCAAAGCAAAGATGAGCATG AAAGACTGGTttgcaaagagaaaaaagtttaaGAGGCCAGCGCAGAGACTGTTTGATGCTGAGAAGATCAG GTCACTTGGAGGGGAAGTTAGCCACGATGGTGATTTTATGATATTTGAAGGCAACCGATATAGTCGCAAAGGCTTCCTGTTTAAAAGCTTTGCCATGTCTGCTGTG ATCACAGACGGTGTTAAACCAACTCTTTCTGAACTGGAAAAGTTTGAGGACCAGCCTGAGGGCATTGACCTAGAAGTGGTGACAGAAACAACAG GTAAAGAGCGGGAGCACAACCTCCAGGCTGGGGACAATGTGGAGGTGTGCGAGGGTGAGCTGATCAACCTTCAGGGGAAAATTCTCAGTGTTGATGGCAGCAAGATAACAATCATGCCCAAGCATGAGGACCTGAAG GACCCTCTAGAGTTTCCAGCGCATGAATTGAGGAAGTACTTCCGTATGGGAGACCATGTGAAAGTCATTGCAGGTCGTTTCGAAGGCGACACTGGTCTTATTGTTCGTGTTGAAGAAAACTTTGTAATTCTCTTCTCTGATCTCACAATGCATGAG CTTAAAGTCTTGCCCCGAGACTTACAGCTGTGTTCAGAGACTGCATCTGGGGTGGATGCAGGAGGACAGCACGAATGGGGGGAGTTGGTACAGCTGGATCCACAAACCGTGGGTGTCATTGTCCGGCTGGAGAGAGAGACGTTTCAG GTACTTAACATGCATGGTAAGGTGCTCACAGTGAGGCACCAGGCGGTGAATAGACGGAAGGACAATCGCTTTGCTGTTGCCCTGGATTCTGAGCAGAACAACATCCATGTGAAGGACATCGTCAAAGTCATAGATGGACCACATTCT GGCAGAGAGGGAGAAATTCGCCATCTCTTCCGAGGCTTTGCCTTCCTTCACTGTAAGAAGCTTGTTGAAAATGGAGGCATGTTTGTCTGTAAGACACGCCATCTTGTGCTGGCTGGGGGTTCAAAG CCTAGAGATGTGACCAATTTCACTGTTGGGGGTTTTGCTCCCATGAGTCCTCGAATTAGCAGTCCAATGCATCCAGGAGGAGGGG GTCAAATGCAGAGgggaggtggtggtggaggaaTGGGGCGTGGCCGTGGAAGACGAGACAATGATCTGATTGGACAGACAGTCAGGATATCCCAAGGACCATACAAAG GTTACATTGGGGTGGTCAAAGATGCCACAGAATCAACAGCAAGAGTAGAGCTGCACTCAACCTGTCAGACTATTTCTGTGGACCGCCAGCGTCTGACCAGCGT TGGTGCAAAGAGACACGGTGGAATGACATCCATTCATGGTCGGACTCCAATGTATGGCTCCCAGACACCAATGTACGGTTCAGGCTCTCGTACGCCGATGTATGGCAGCCAGACACCCATCCACGACG GAAGCCGAACACCTCATTACGGCTCCCAGACACCGCTGCATGATGGAAGCCGGACACCTGGGCAGAGTGGAGCTTGGGACCCCAACAATCCAAACACACCATCAAG GCAAGATGAGGATTATGAGTTCAGCTATGATGACGAGCCCTCCCCGTCTCCTCAGGGTTATGGGGGCACGCCTAATCCTCAGACCCCTGGCTATCCAGAAGTGCCCTCTCCACAAGTCAATCCCCAATACAATCCCCAAACCCCTGGAACTCCTGCAAT GTACAACACAGACCAGTACTCTCCATATGCAGCACCGTCTCCACAGGGCTCTTACCAGCCTAGCCCTAGTCCGCAGAGTTATCACCAGGTGGCCCCAAGTCCAGTGGGTTACCAAAACACCCACTCACCAGCCAGCTACCACCCAACACCATCACCCATGGCATACCAg GCAAGTCCAAGCCCCAGTCCGGTAGGCTATAGCCCCATGACTCCTGGGGCACCGTCCCCAGGTGGCTACAACCCTCACACCCCCGGCTCAAACATCGACCAGACCTCCAGTGATTGGGTCACTACAGACATTCTGGTGCGGGTCAAGGACACATTTCTGGATGGAGGCGTCATCAACCAGACTGGTGTCATTCGCAGTGTGACT GGTGGGATGTGCTCAGTATATCTGCAGGACACAGAGAAGGTTGTCAGCATCTCGAGTGAACATCTGGAGCCTGTGACTCCAACCAAAAATAACAAG GTGAAGGTGATTTTGGGAGAAGACCGAGAGGCCACCGGTGTCCTGCTCAGTATCGACGGAGAGGACGGCATCGTCCGAATGGAACTGGACGAGCAGCTCAAAATTCTCAACCTCCGCTTCCTCGGAAAACTAGAAGTGTGA
- the LOC132858537 gene encoding cytochrome c oxidase subunit 7A2, mitochondrial, translating to MRHLLSLQRVATRAFNTTARQMRNRVPEKQKLFQEDNGLPVHIKGGSTDMLLYRVTMTLTIVGTGFSCYWLLVASMPKSKAE from the exons ATGAGACACTTATTG AGCCTTCAACGTGTGGCCACCAGGGCCTTCAATACAACAGCCAGGCAAATGAGGAACAGGGTTCCAGAGAAGCAGAAGCTTTTCCAG GAGGATAATGGTTTGCCTGTCCACATCAAAGGGGGAAGCACTGACATGCTCCTCTACCGTGTAACCATGACCCTCACTATTGTTG GCACTGGGTTTTCCTGTTACTGGCTTCTGGTGGCTTCGATGCCCAAAAGCAAAGCAGAATAA